The proteins below come from a single Vallitalea longa genomic window:
- a CDS encoding type II secretion system F family protein: protein MTILLTIALTGLITGCFILLELSPYQLIENLSKHFNNKPLTIKQKILKVQVKKKQKGLKKFIAETIDILEMTNKKNRFATLCILSLVLFILGTLLSISMSNMIMIPVLSIGMALIPFWYIKFTAAFYKKQLNSELETALSVITNSYLRNENIITAVEENIDYINPPVRDVFKSFLSQTKLINSNVNIALEGIKTKIDNDVFKEWVDGLISCRDDKNLKHTLSPIVAKLSDMRVVGAELEYLMYEPVKEFITLVILLLGNIPLMYFLNKSWYRTLVHTAIGKTVLSITVLAIFISLNAVIKLSKPVEYKS, encoded by the coding sequence ATGACAATACTGTTAACTATAGCTTTAACAGGATTAATAACAGGATGTTTTATATTATTGGAATTATCACCCTATCAATTGATAGAAAATCTATCAAAACATTTTAATAATAAACCATTAACAATAAAACAAAAAATATTAAAAGTTCAAGTGAAGAAGAAGCAAAAGGGTTTAAAGAAATTTATAGCAGAAACTATCGATATATTAGAAATGACAAATAAAAAGAATAGGTTTGCAACTCTTTGCATTCTATCATTGGTATTGTTTATCTTAGGAACACTACTTTCCATATCTATGTCTAACATGATAATGATACCAGTACTTTCTATTGGCATGGCATTGATACCTTTTTGGTATATTAAATTCACAGCAGCATTTTATAAAAAGCAACTTAACAGTGAGCTTGAAACAGCATTATCAGTTATAACTAATTCATATCTAAGGAATGAAAATATAATAACAGCAGTAGAAGAAAACATAGATTATATTAATCCTCCTGTAAGAGATGTATTCAAAAGCTTTTTATCGCAAACAAAGCTAATTAATTCCAATGTTAATATAGCACTAGAAGGAATAAAGACAAAAATAGATAATGATGTATTTAAAGAATGGGTTGACGGATTAATATCATGTAGGGATGATAAAAACTTAAAACATACCTTATCACCAATAGTAGCAAAATTATCAGATATGAGAGTAGTAGGAGCAGAGCTAGAGTATTTAATGTATGAGCCTGTTAAGGAGTTTATAACTCTTGTAATTTTGTTGTTAGGTAATATACCACTTATGTATTTCTTAAATAAAAGTTGGTACAGAACTTTAGTTCATACTGCAATAGGTAAAACAGTGTTATCCATTACAGTATTAGCTATATTTATATCACTTAATGCAGTTATCAAACTTAGTAAGCCTGTTGAGTATAAGAGTTAA